From the genome of Halorussus caseinilyticus, one region includes:
- a CDS encoding transglutaminase domain-containing protein: MNEKENESDDTGIDSGRRRFLKYAGTGAITGAAALGEASARGDGKTLPPGSGVDEGLSVANVGIDNGTYRIELGETETGTRDWFVGEKRTLYHEFFALQDGTGSVVPSYNPKTVVDSFPSGGDPGTTYSATIRYAVGSTTLEVVRKVTLAPDQTKFTVTYEVTNVGSASVGDLRLYQYCDYDVAYSMTDQARYHSSAEMPYVRDTGDGLDLYTGFTGESAPDHHHVSVYYNPLQRPAFAYDAVLNGSLNDATAAPDSGGDDAVVAAQWSLGSLAPGDTTSYTLTFGAAETRSALADLIGNGTATQGVELGDPTVDRFQIRPLDQLPLEFSVSISGVSDDVTLEFRNSSSYADLLHDSKTVSPDAETVTNRLDIAGPDHDKIRGDIIDPEGAGRLPTDGPLSVTVTAYDSSGSELDTFDLTLNNLEGPNYVEYPDFSRQTGIPLGGRDRFYLDGDDYYHNHQSLLVREWALRAAANGGDTSRASDLPLPEDPEIAANRAWRFVKMSLSPDGEPDEFTRDINLARWIDKKFLGPDRSYLPLSVYSYQNGHICIEHTYLFSSFTRTLGLPTREMTAALAAPGGAYGYDSYTSWYQESAAQVFYEGRWNFYDLYIFGEGARDPSRYLDGYTGYKLWETNYRVQETTMPDGTTRWGHDFGIDYEGDPRTPSQWDFNSSVRRSGLLVANYSPVEMDATDADGRGIDATLSDGPGTEVSETDPETDIPGSVHVPKGSTGFTDAADPESVYDLRESLFVPDGAESGSLTLDYEGTDDGEYTTVLAQVSESDDGELEVETETELTLEVTEGESQQLELERSSGGSGDGGSSDGFTIRKIPASIDIDPDAINPRAKGKWVTAYVELGDNSLGVEVSDIALDTVTMNGVPAVTDRKYGFVKNPPIEDRDGDGFPELAVKFPRSAVAATLDSGGKAEITVSGEVGDVTFEGSDSVRVVGGGKGRGKGGRGGKGGK; this comes from the coding sequence ATGAATGAAAAAGAGAACGAATCGGACGACACCGGAATCGACTCGGGGCGGCGTCGGTTCCTGAAGTACGCGGGCACCGGCGCGATTACCGGCGCGGCGGCGCTCGGCGAGGCGAGCGCCCGCGGCGACGGGAAGACGCTCCCGCCGGGGTCCGGCGTGGACGAGGGTCTCTCGGTCGCCAACGTCGGCATCGACAACGGCACCTACCGCATCGAACTCGGCGAGACCGAGACCGGCACCCGCGACTGGTTCGTCGGCGAGAAGCGCACGCTCTACCACGAGTTCTTCGCGCTTCAGGACGGGACCGGGAGCGTCGTCCCGTCGTACAATCCGAAGACCGTCGTGGACTCGTTCCCCTCCGGCGGCGACCCCGGCACGACCTACTCGGCGACCATCCGGTACGCCGTCGGGTCCACCACGCTCGAAGTCGTCCGGAAGGTGACCCTCGCGCCCGACCAGACCAAATTCACCGTCACCTACGAAGTCACCAACGTCGGGTCGGCGTCGGTCGGGGACCTCCGCCTCTACCAGTACTGCGACTACGACGTGGCGTACTCGATGACCGACCAAGCGCGCTACCACTCCTCGGCCGAGATGCCCTACGTCCGGGACACCGGCGACGGTCTGGACCTCTACACCGGATTCACCGGCGAGTCGGCCCCCGACCACCACCACGTCAGCGTCTACTACAACCCGCTCCAGCGCCCGGCATTCGCCTACGACGCGGTGCTGAACGGGTCGCTCAACGACGCCACCGCCGCGCCCGACAGCGGTGGCGACGACGCGGTGGTCGCCGCCCAGTGGTCGCTCGGGTCGCTCGCACCCGGCGACACCACCAGTTACACCCTCACGTTCGGCGCGGCCGAGACTCGGAGCGCCCTCGCGGACCTCATCGGAAACGGCACCGCGACCCAAGGCGTCGAACTCGGCGACCCGACCGTGGACCGCTTCCAGATTCGACCCCTCGACCAACTCCCGCTCGAGTTCTCCGTCTCCATCTCCGGTGTCAGCGACGACGTGACCCTCGAATTCCGGAATTCGAGTTCCTACGCCGACCTACTCCACGACTCGAAGACCGTGAGTCCCGACGCCGAGACGGTCACCAACCGCCTCGACATCGCCGGACCAGACCACGACAAGATTCGGGGTGACATCATCGACCCCGAGGGCGCGGGCCGACTCCCTACCGACGGTCCCCTCTCGGTCACGGTGACGGCCTACGACAGTTCGGGGAGCGAACTCGACACGTTCGACCTCACGCTCAACAACCTCGAAGGGCCGAACTACGTCGAGTACCCCGACTTCAGCCGTCAGACCGGGATTCCGCTCGGCGGTCGGGACCGCTTCTACCTCGACGGCGACGACTACTACCACAACCACCAGTCGCTCCTCGTCCGGGAGTGGGCGCTCCGCGCCGCCGCGAACGGCGGCGACACCAGTCGCGCCAGCGACCTGCCGCTCCCCGAGGACCCCGAAATCGCCGCGAACCGGGCGTGGCGCTTCGTCAAGATGTCGCTGTCGCCCGACGGCGAACCCGACGAGTTCACTCGCGACATCAACCTCGCGCGCTGGATAGACAAGAAGTTCCTCGGACCCGACCGGTCGTACCTCCCGCTGTCGGTCTACTCCTACCAGAACGGCCACATCTGCATCGAACACACCTACCTCTTCTCGTCGTTCACCCGGACGCTCGGCCTGCCGACCCGCGAGATGACCGCCGCCCTCGCCGCGCCCGGCGGGGCCTACGGTTACGACAGTTACACCTCGTGGTATCAGGAGTCGGCCGCGCAGGTGTTCTACGAGGGCCGGTGGAACTTCTACGACCTCTACATTTTCGGGGAGGGCGCGCGCGACCCCAGTCGCTACCTCGACGGCTACACCGGGTACAAGCTCTGGGAGACCAACTACCGGGTCCAAGAGACCACGATGCCCGACGGGACGACTCGCTGGGGTCACGACTTCGGCATCGACTACGAGGGCGACCCCCGGACGCCCTCCCAGTGGGACTTCAACAGTTCGGTGCGCCGGTCCGGACTCCTCGTCGCCAACTACTCGCCGGTCGAGATGGACGCCACCGACGCCGACGGCCGAGGCATCGACGCCACCCTCTCGGACGGACCCGGAACCGAGGTGAGCGAGACCGACCCCGAGACCGACATTCCGGGGTCGGTCCACGTCCCGAAGGGTTCGACCGGGTTCACCGACGCCGCCGACCCCGAGAGCGTCTACGACCTCCGCGAGAGCCTCTTCGTCCCCGACGGGGCCGAGTCGGGGTCGCTCACCCTCGACTACGAGGGTACCGACGACGGCGAGTACACCACCGTCCTCGCGCAGGTCTCCGAGAGCGACGACGGCGAGTTGGAAGTCGAGACCGAGACCGAACTTACGCTGGAAGTCACCGAGGGCGAGAGCCAACAACTCGAACTCGAACGCTCCTCGGGCGGAAGCGGCGACGGCGGCAGTTCCGATGGGTTCACCATCCGGAAGATTCCCGCCTCCATCGACATCGACCCCGACGCCATCAACCCGAGAGCGAAGGGGAAGTGGGTCACTGCCTACGTCGAACTCGGCGACAACAGTCTCGGCGTCGAAGTCTCCGACATCGCACTCGACACCGTGACGATGAACGGCGTCCCGGCAGTCACCGACCGGAAGTACGGGTTCGTGAAGAACCCGCCAATCGAGGACCGCGACGGCGACGGCTTCCCCGAACTCGCGGTGAAGTTCCCGCGGAGTGCGGTCGCCGCGACCCTCGACTCGGGCGGGAAAGCCGAAATCACCGTCTCGGGCGAAGTCGGCGACGTGACCTTCGAGGGGAGCGATTCGGTTCGCGTCGTGGGTGGCGGGAAGGGTCGCGGGAAGGGCGGTCGCGGCGGAAAGGGAGGGAAATGA
- a CDS encoding ArsR family transcriptional regulator, which produces MSDSALAGTSGPFEEQRRIFELLSQETRHLIVQYVLGHPKHLTSLAELSYMIPKSKAAISDQLDNLVQAGILDLYRHEPSEDKRDYPSKFYGPTEYGVEVLYEYNYLRGVPAARALYENTRKSEKVERHQNAPRPDLPRPVREALSTE; this is translated from the coding sequence ATGAGCGACAGCGCGCTGGCCGGTACGTCCGGGCCGTTCGAGGAGCAACGGCGAATCTTCGAACTCCTCTCGCAGGAGACGCGCCATCTCATCGTTCAGTACGTCCTCGGCCATCCGAAACATCTCACGTCGCTCGCCGAACTGAGTTACATGATTCCAAAGAGCAAGGCGGCGATTAGCGACCAACTCGACAACCTCGTTCAGGCCGGAATTCTCGACCTGTACCGTCACGAACCGAGCGAGGATAAACGGGATTACCCGTCGAAGTTCTACGGACCGACGGAGTACGGCGTGGAGGTTCTTTACGAGTACAACTATCTCAGAGGAGTTCCCGCCGCGCGAGCGCTGTACGAAAACACTCGGAAGTCCGAGAAAGTCGAGCGCCATCAGAACGCACCGCGCCCGGACCTCCCTCGCCCGGTCAGAGAGGCACTGAGCACCGAATAG
- a CDS encoding radical SAM protein has product MISKGCEQCAKGGKMVLFVYGYCDQRDCFYCPLGENRKNVTDVYANERKVESDEDVITEAKRMDALGTSITGGEPQEAMAKTCRYLSLLKDEFGEDHHTHLYTGITGGRENMRRLSEAGLDEIRFHPPLDLWGDMHGTEWEEILYIAREEGLTPAFEIPGIRAEEEFIEFLDEGAAEFCNINEFEMSQGNFRRMQEKGYELQDGHMSAVEGSKEILDQMGDHERVYFCTSVFKDAAQHRNRLKRMAENIRREFDDVTDDGTLVYGKTWADEQRLKELGVPEEFYTVKSDHVEVAWWLLEEMIAEGDVERGEIVEQYPTVDGQVVERTPLA; this is encoded by the coding sequence ATGATTTCGAAGGGTTGCGAACAGTGCGCCAAGGGAGGCAAGATGGTCCTCTTCGTCTACGGCTACTGCGACCAGCGGGACTGTTTCTACTGCCCCCTCGGTGAAAACCGCAAGAACGTGACCGACGTGTACGCCAACGAGCGGAAGGTCGAGTCCGACGAGGACGTGATTACGGAGGCCAAGCGCATGGACGCGCTGGGCACCTCCATCACCGGCGGGGAACCGCAGGAGGCGATGGCCAAGACCTGTCGGTACCTCTCGTTGTTGAAAGACGAGTTCGGCGAGGACCACCACACGCACCTCTACACCGGCATCACGGGCGGCCGGGAGAACATGCGTCGCCTCTCGGAAGCGGGCTTGGACGAGATTCGGTTCCACCCGCCGCTGGACCTCTGGGGCGACATGCACGGCACCGAGTGGGAAGAGATTCTGTACATCGCCCGCGAGGAGGGACTGACTCCCGCGTTCGAGATTCCGGGTATCCGCGCCGAAGAGGAGTTCATCGAGTTCTTGGACGAGGGCGCGGCCGAGTTCTGCAACATCAACGAGTTCGAGATGAGCCAAGGCAACTTCCGCCGGATGCAGGAGAAAGGCTACGAGTTGCAGGACGGCCACATGAGCGCCGTCGAGGGGTCCAAAGAGATTCTCGACCAAATGGGCGACCACGAGCGAGTCTACTTCTGCACCTCGGTCTTCAAGGACGCCGCCCAGCACCGCAACCGACTGAAGCGGATGGCCGAGAACATCCGCCGGGAGTTCGACGACGTGACCGACGACGGCACGCTGGTCTACGGCAAGACGTGGGCCGACGAACAGCGTCTGAAGGAGTTGGGCGTCCCCGAGGAGTTCTACACGGTCAAGTCCGACCACGTGGAAGTCGCGTGGTGGCTACTCGAAGAGATGATAGCGGAGGGCGACGTGGAGCGCGGCGAAATCGTGGAGCAGTACCCGACGGTGGACGGTCAGGTCGTGGAACGGACGCCGTTAGCCTGA
- the minD gene encoding cell division ATPase MinD has protein sequence MSDTVYAIASGKGGVGKTTTAINLGAMLADRGHSVVVVDTDLGMANLADFLDFEIETPTLHEVLAGEAEFDDAIYRAPGDIDVLPSATDIEAFVKSDPANLQTVVEDLREEYDYVLLDTGAGVSYDTLVPLALADGVLLVATPDVASVRDTAKTGELAERVESEVTGAVLTQRSSDILNADDVEATLGTDVLAVIPQDEAVPMGIDAGRPLASFAPNAPAGRAYRDLAAVLTGEADPDPELEAVADAETEAPDPRAVETETPDTETPRDETPDAETLETERPDANASDAEASESEASDGAAVEDETPAGADDEANDGEIPGTGMPDSEGTDDPLSADAAQNVRDAISGDSDGETDALFGGGNAAESSESGADSDDSAASPSDTSRSSESADGTADDSAATSKLGGSSEARSVDDLINEHISDERLGETGGSADDGDDDPLAQMGGTDDSTDDLFADREDDPLAAGSFDADDRATDDSATSDRTPDDNAASDHTADGSERNEASDDEDGGVSGVPFEDDGHSFGNSGPDASHDENQTGPHDPDSDESDASDPNVSDSPDESGESDRSLSESDSSADDESDEEGGVLGRLGSIFK, from the coding sequence ATGTCCGACACGGTATACGCGATAGCGAGCGGCAAAGGAGGTGTCGGGAAGACGACGACTGCCATCAACCTCGGAGCGATGCTGGCCGACCGGGGTCACTCGGTCGTCGTCGTGGACACCGACCTCGGGATGGCGAACCTCGCGGACTTCCTCGATTTCGAAATCGAGACGCCGACCCTCCACGAGGTGCTGGCGGGCGAAGCCGAGTTCGACGACGCCATCTACCGAGCGCCGGGCGACATCGACGTTCTGCCGAGCGCCACCGACATCGAGGCGTTCGTCAAGTCCGACCCCGCGAACCTGCAAACGGTCGTCGAGGACCTCCGCGAGGAGTACGATTACGTCCTGTTGGACACCGGCGCGGGCGTCAGTTACGACACGCTGGTTCCGCTGGCGCTCGCGGACGGCGTTCTACTGGTCGCCACGCCCGACGTTGCCTCGGTCCGGGACACCGCCAAGACCGGCGAACTCGCCGAGCGCGTCGAAAGCGAGGTCACGGGCGCGGTTCTGACCCAGCGCAGTAGCGACATTCTCAACGCCGACGACGTGGAGGCGACCCTCGGCACCGACGTACTCGCGGTCATCCCGCAGGACGAGGCGGTCCCGATGGGCATCGACGCCGGGAGACCCCTCGCGTCGTTCGCGCCGAACGCGCCCGCAGGCCGGGCCTACCGGGACCTCGCCGCGGTGCTGACCGGCGAAGCCGACCCCGACCCCGAACTCGAAGCGGTCGCCGACGCCGAGACCGAAGCCCCAGACCCGAGGGCAGTCGAGACCGAGACACCCGACACCGAGACTCCCCGCGACGAGACGCCCGACGCCGAGACACTCGAGACCGAAAGGCCCGACGCCAACGCATCCGACGCCGAGGCGAGCGAGTCGGAAGCATCCGACGGGGCGGCAGTCGAAGACGAAACCCCTGCCGGGGCCGACGACGAAGCGAACGACGGGGAGATTCCCGGCACCGGGATGCCCGATTCGGAAGGCACCGACGACCCGCTCAGCGCGGACGCGGCCCAGAACGTCCGTGACGCAATCAGCGGCGACTCCGACGGGGAGACCGACGCCCTCTTCGGCGGCGGGAACGCCGCGGAGTCGTCCGAGTCCGGCGCGGACTCGGACGACTCCGCGGCGAGTCCGTCGGACACGTCGAGGTCGAGCGAATCGGCCGACGGGACGGCGGACGACTCGGCCGCGACGAGTAAACTGGGAGGTTCGAGCGAGGCCCGGAGCGTGGACGACCTCATCAACGAACACATCAGCGACGAGCGTCTCGGCGAGACGGGCGGGTCGGCCGACGACGGCGACGACGACCCGCTAGCCCAGATGGGCGGGACCGACGATTCGACCGACGACCTCTTCGCCGACAGAGAGGACGACCCGCTGGCCGCGGGTTCGTTCGACGCGGACGACCGAGCGACGGACGACAGCGCCACGAGCGACCGTACCCCGGACGACAACGCCGCCAGCGACCACACCGCGGACGGGTCGGAGCGGAACGAAGCGAGCGACGACGAAGACGGCGGCGTGAGCGGCGTCCCGTTCGAGGACGACGGCCACTCGTTCGGCAACTCCGGGCCGGACGCCTCGCACGACGAGAACCAGACTGGACCCCACGACCCCGACTCGGACGAATCAGACGCGAGCGACCCGAATGTCAGCGACTCGCCGGACGAATCCGGCGAGTCCGACCGGTCCCTTTCGGAGTCCGATAGTTCGGCGGACGACGAGTCGGACGAAGAGGGCGGCGTTCTGGGTCGTCTCGGCTCGATATTCAAGTAA
- the prf1 gene encoding peptide chain release factor aRF-1 gives MSEQEGEQSDRKKYEFQKVIEDLRDYEGSGTQLVTIYIPPDKQISDVVAHVTQEHSEASNIKSKQTRTNVQDALTSIKDRLRYFDTYPPDNGVVLFSGAIDTGGGQTDMVTKVLENPPEPVQSFRYHCDSAFLTEPLEHMLADKGLYGLIVLDRREANVGWLKGKRIEPVKSASSLVPGKQRKGGQSAQRFARLRLEAIDNFYQEVAEMANDLFVPERGDLDGVLVGGPSPTKDEFLDGDYLHHEIQQQVLGKFDVAYTDESGLYDLVDSAEDALADAEVMKDKKEMEEFFEQLHDGNKATYGFEPTRQNLMMGSVDRLLLSEDLRKDVVVYECGDKEEYEFIDQRANTPDHTCEDGAEAEMQKREDAIEFLMNIAEQRGTETKFISTDFEKGEQLKSAFGGVAGILRYSTGV, from the coding sequence ATGAGCGAGCAGGAAGGCGAGCAGTCCGACCGGAAGAAGTACGAGTTCCAGAAGGTCATCGAAGACCTGCGGGACTACGAAGGTTCCGGGACTCAGCTCGTTACCATCTACATTCCGCCGGACAAGCAAATCAGCGACGTGGTTGCCCACGTCACCCAAGAACACAGCGAAGCGAGCAACATCAAGTCCAAACAGACCCGGACGAACGTCCAAGACGCGCTCACGTCCATCAAGGACCGCCTGCGCTACTTCGACACCTACCCGCCGGACAACGGCGTCGTCCTCTTCAGCGGCGCAATCGACACCGGCGGCGGCCAGACCGACATGGTGACGAAGGTTCTGGAGAACCCGCCCGAACCCGTCCAGTCGTTCCGCTACCACTGTGACTCGGCGTTCCTCACCGAACCGCTCGAACACATGCTGGCCGACAAGGGTCTCTACGGTCTCATCGTCTTAGACCGGCGCGAGGCCAACGTCGGGTGGCTGAAGGGCAAACGCATCGAACCCGTCAAGTCCGCGTCGTCGCTGGTGCCGGGCAAACAGCGCAAAGGTGGTCAGTCCGCCCAGCGTTTCGCCCGCCTCCGCCTCGAAGCCATCGACAACTTCTATCAGGAAGTCGCGGAGATGGCGAACGACCTGTTCGTCCCCGAACGTGGTGACTTGGACGGCGTTCTCGTCGGTGGTCCCTCGCCGACGAAAGACGAGTTCCTCGACGGCGACTACCTCCACCACGAGATTCAACAGCAGGTCCTCGGCAAGTTCGACGTTGCCTACACCGACGAGTCGGGTCTCTACGACCTCGTGGACAGCGCCGAGGACGCGCTTGCCGACGCCGAGGTGATGAAGGACAAGAAGGAGATGGAGGAGTTCTTCGAGCAACTCCACGACGGTAACAAGGCCACTTACGGCTTCGAACCCACCCGCCAGAACCTCATGATGGGGTCGGTTGACCGTCTCCTCCTGTCGGAGGACCTCCGCAAGGACGTGGTGGTCTACGAGTGCGGCGACAAAGAGGAGTACGAGTTCATCGACCAGCGAGCGAACACCCCGGACCACACCTGCGAGGACGGCGCAGAGGCCGAGATGCAGAAGCGCGAGGACGCCATCGAGTTCCTGATGAACATCGCCGAACAGCGCGGCACCGAGACGAAGTTCATCTCCACCGACTTCGAGAAGGGCGAGCAGTTGAAGTCCGCGTTCGGCGGCGTCGCCGGGATTCTGCGGTACTCGACGGGCGTGTAG
- a CDS encoding DUF373 family protein, with amino-acid sequence MLLVLCVDLDDDLGRKTDFDTPVIGRNNVEAAAVSLATADPEDSDVNVMFEGVHLADRIEDETVEVAVVTGTEGGDIAANRAVGDEVDEVLASLSTREEVQAVIVTDGAQDESVIPVIRSRVPIDGVRRVVVRQAQDLESMYYTIKQVLDDPETRGTILVPLGILLLIYPLSIVSDLLGLPGAAVFGVTSGLLGLYVLGRGLGVERLLDRAAEKARNSLYAGRVTLITYVVAAALLVIGGVRGAETLNAVETTTAGPMGPLKVLAALVNGAVTWFTAAGVTTSLGQITDEYLADRFRWRYLNAPFYVLAIAVVLHAVSAFFLDEVPLTYLAVMLTAGTLLGLTSTLAFAIAESRQSRRADPS; translated from the coding sequence ATGCTGTTGGTCCTCTGTGTGGACCTCGACGACGACCTCGGTCGCAAGACCGACTTCGACACCCCCGTCATCGGCCGCAACAACGTCGAAGCCGCCGCGGTGTCGTTAGCGACGGCTGACCCCGAGGACAGCGACGTGAACGTCATGTTCGAGGGCGTCCACCTCGCGGACCGAATCGAGGACGAGACCGTCGAGGTCGCAGTCGTCACGGGTACAGAGGGCGGCGACATCGCCGCGAACCGGGCGGTCGGCGACGAGGTGGACGAGGTACTCGCCAGCCTCTCGACCCGCGAGGAAGTCCAAGCGGTCATCGTCACCGACGGTGCCCAAGACGAGAGCGTCATCCCGGTCATCCGCTCGCGGGTGCCCATCGACGGCGTGCGCCGGGTCGTCGTCCGGCAGGCCCAAGACCTCGAATCGATGTACTACACCATCAAGCAGGTGTTGGACGACCCCGAGACTCGCGGGACCATCCTCGTTCCGCTGGGCATCCTCCTGCTCATCTACCCGCTTTCCATCGTCTCGGACCTGCTCGGACTCCCCGGCGCGGCGGTGTTCGGCGTCACCTCCGGTTTGCTCGGTCTCTACGTCCTCGGGCGCGGACTCGGCGTCGAGCGACTCCTCGATAGAGCCGCGGAGAAGGCCAGAAACAGCCTCTACGCCGGTCGGGTCACGCTCATCACGTACGTCGTCGCGGCGGCGCTGTTGGTCATCGGCGGCGTCCGGGGTGCCGAAACCCTGAACGCGGTCGAGACCACGACTGCCGGGCCGATGGGACCGCTCAAAGTGCTGGCGGCGCTGGTCAACGGGGCCGTGACGTGGTTCACCGCCGCGGGGGTCACGACGAGTCTCGGACAGATTACCGACGAGTATCTGGCCGACCGCTTCCGGTGGCGCTACCTCAACGCGCCGTTCTACGTCCTCGCCATCGCCGTCGTTCTGCACGCGGTCAGCGCCTTCTTCCTCGACGAGGTGCCCCTGACCTACCTCGCGGTGATGCTGACCGCCGGGACGCTACTCGGACTCACGAGTACGCTCGCGTTCGCCATCGCGGAGTCCCGCCAGTCGCGGCGGGCCGACCCGAGTTAG
- the argS gene encoding arginine--tRNA ligase yields the protein MYLQFRDDVEDALVSALEALDLPTDDLGVEDPPEGVNAVLASSAAFRLAGEVGAPPPQVAGQIAGEIDADDYDLIAAATAQGPYVNFVPSDAYYEGTVEEAQRADFGHLEPTGEEVVVEHTSANPTGPVHVGRARNPIVGDAVARVLSFAGHDVDRHYYVNDAGRQMAVFTWAYETFEEADLDSDPERDKADYDLVRYYRKGNDFLENGDPEEVEEAETEIQAIMQGLEEGGEETYERVQEVVDTVLGGMRESLDRLPAEFDEFVKETRFLRDGSADDVVTRLKELDEAVYEEEAWQLDLEEFDIEKNFVFLRSDGTTLYATRDLAHHEWKFDNYDRAVTVLGEDHKLQARQMNATLDLLGNDTDQLRQVIYSYVNLPEGKMSTRAGTGIDLDDLLDEAIDRAREEVETRLDDRIRDDDLTEEDVARIAEQVGIGAVRYDIVSKQPTKAITFEWDRALDFEAQSAPYVQYVHARCCGILEEAGIDSASTDSVASDFDASLLETEAERELLEVVARFPAVIEEAAEDLEPHVVATYTRDIAETFNTFYRECPVLGDDVDDDLRDARLALVAASKHAVGNALQVLGVAAPRSM from the coding sequence ATGTATCTCCAGTTCCGGGACGACGTGGAGGACGCGCTCGTCTCCGCACTCGAAGCGCTCGACCTCCCGACCGACGACCTCGGTGTCGAGGACCCTCCCGAGGGGGTAAACGCCGTACTCGCCTCCAGCGCGGCGTTCCGACTCGCTGGCGAGGTCGGCGCACCCCCGCCACAGGTCGCCGGGCAGATTGCGGGCGAAATCGACGCCGACGACTACGACCTCATCGCCGCCGCCACCGCGCAGGGACCCTACGTCAACTTCGTGCCGAGCGACGCCTACTACGAGGGAACCGTCGAGGAGGCCCAACGCGCGGACTTCGGCCATCTCGAACCCACCGGCGAGGAAGTCGTGGTCGAACACACCTCCGCGAACCCGACCGGCCCGGTCCACGTCGGGCGGGCGCGCAACCCCATCGTTGGCGACGCCGTGGCGCGAGTCCTCTCGTTCGCTGGCCACGACGTTGACCGCCACTACTACGTCAACGACGCGGGCCGCCAGATGGCCGTCTTCACGTGGGCCTACGAGACCTTCGAGGAGGCGGACCTCGATTCGGACCCCGAACGCGACAAGGCCGACTACGACCTCGTGCGCTACTACCGGAAGGGCAACGACTTCCTCGAAAACGGCGACCCCGAGGAGGTAGAGGAGGCCGAGACCGAGATTCAGGCTATCATGCAGGGTCTCGAAGAGGGCGGCGAGGAGACCTACGAGCGCGTCCAAGAAGTGGTCGATACCGTCCTCGGCGGGATGCGCGAGAGTCTCGACCGCCTGCCCGCCGAGTTCGACGAGTTCGTCAAGGAGACCCGCTTTCTCCGCGACGGGTCGGCCGACGACGTGGTAACTCGGCTGAAAGAACTGGACGAGGCGGTCTACGAGGAGGAGGCGTGGCAACTCGACTTGGAGGAGTTCGACATCGAGAAGAACTTCGTGTTCCTGCGCTCTGACGGGACGACCCTCTACGCGACTCGGGACCTCGCCCACCACGAGTGGAAGTTCGACAACTACGACCGGGCCGTCACGGTTCTCGGCGAGGACCACAAGCTACAGGCCCGGCAGATGAACGCCACGCTCGACTTGCTCGGTAACGATACCGACCAACTCCGACAGGTCATCTACTCCTACGTCAACCTCCCTGAGGGGAAGATGTCCACGCGCGCGGGCACGGGCATCGACTTGGACGACCTGCTGGACGAGGCCATCGACCGCGCCCGCGAGGAGGTCGAGACCCGACTGGACGACCGCATCCGCGACGACGACCTGACCGAGGAAGACGTAGCGCGCATCGCCGAACAGGTCGGCATCGGCGCGGTCCGCTACGACATCGTGTCGAAGCAACCGACGAAGGCCATCACCTTCGAGTGGGACCGCGCGCTCGACTTCGAGGCCCAGAGCGCGCCCTACGTCCAGTACGTCCACGCTCGCTGTTGCGGGATTCTCGAAGAGGCCGGAATCGACTCGGCCAGCACCGACTCGGTGGCGTCGGACTTCGACGCCTCTCTACTCGAAACCGAGGCCGAGCGGGAACTGCTGGAAGTCGTCGCGCGCTTCCCCGCCGTCATCGAGGAGGCCGCCGAGGACCTCGAACCCCACGTCGTGGCGACCTACACCCGCGACATCGCCGAGACGTTCAACACCTTCTACCGGGAGTGTCCCGTCCTCGGCGACGACGTGGACGACGACCTGCGGGACGCCCGACTCGCGCTGGTCGCGGCGTCGAAACACGCGGTCGGTAACGCCCTCCAAGTGCTGGGCGTGGCCGCGCCGCGGTCGATGTAA